GCCGGTAAAGTGGATGCGAACGTTCCTGCCGCCGATGCTCAAGGCGTGCAGTGCGTGGCTTGCCACAATGCCGGGACCATCTCGAAGACCACCGTTGTGTTTCCATCCGGAGTAGAGATCACCGCTGGTGACGATGTCCGCTGTATGGAATGTCACCAGGGACGCGAGTCCAAGGTCAGTGTGGACGCGCAGATCGAAAAATTCGCTGCCACCGATGCAGATGCCACGGTCGCTCCGATCAAGGATGATCAAGGCAATGACGTTTTCTTTGGCTTTAGAAACGTTCACTACTATGCTGCGGCCGCCACGCTCTACGGTGGTATGACTCACGGCGGGTACGAATACGACGGCAAAACCTACGATGCGAAGAACACCCATGTCGAAGGTTTCGCCTCCTGCACCGGCTGTCACGATCCGCATACCCTTGAAGTCAAGGTGGAGCAGTGCGCTTTCTGTCACGAAGACGTCGCTACTGTGGACGATCTAAAGAACATCCGCATGGTCTCCTCCAACCCTGATTACGATGGCGACGGCGACAATGAAGAAGGCATGTATTTTGAGATCGAGGGTTTGCAGGCGAACTTGTTTGCCGAGATACAAAAGTATGCCGCCGATAAAGTTGGCACCGCGATTCTGTACGATTCGGCTTCCTACCCCTATTGGTTCACAGATACCAATGGAAACGGCACTGCGGATGAAGGTGAAGTTGCCTTCCCGAACGCCTACTCCACCTGGACGCCGCGCTTGCTGAAAGCCGCATACAACTATCAGGTTTCCCTCAAGGATCCCGGCGCATTTGCGCATGGCAACAAGTACATCGTCCAATTGCTCTTCGACTCAATCGAGGATCTTGGCGGTGATGTGAGCACTCTTGCCCGCACCGATGCCGGCCACTTTGCTGGCGACACCATGCCCTTCCGCGATTGGGACCTGACCGAAGATGGCGAACCCAACTACATCGTTCCGTTTGGCTGTGTGAAATGCCACACCGCTGAAGGCATCCCCACCTTCCTCAAAGCGGGCGGTTCAGTGGTTGTGACCGGCACCGGCACCACCGTGACCACTGGTTTAACCAACATGCCTTCCAGCAACGGCTTCCTGTGCTCCACCTGCCATAACGAAGAAGCCTGGCCCGAACGCTACTCGGTCGCCTCTGTTACATTCCCCTCCGGCAAGACGGTCAGCCTCGGGGGCAAGGATGCCGATGGTAAGTTCATCGCAGATGACGCCAACCTTTGTATCCTATGCCACATGGGACGCGAATCCACCACCAGCATGAACAATGCCCTGCGCGGCAAGGATGCTGATGCGGTTGACCCGGGTGTTCGCTTCAAGAACATCCACTACTTCGCGGCTGGCGCTACTCTCTTCGGCGGCGACACCCTCGGCGCTTATCAATACGAAGGCAAGACCTATGTGGGTCAGAACATGCATGCCGATCCGGCTGGCAAAGCCAACAAATGCACCGACTGTCACGATGTCCATGCGCTCGAGCCGAAGGTTGAATCCTGCGAAACCTGCCACGGCACCACCAATCCCGAAGAGATCCGCGAAACTGAGGTGGATTATGACGGTGACGGCGATGTGACCGAAGGCATCAAGGGTGAACTCGATACCCTCGCCGAAGCCCTCTTTGCCCAGATGCAGTCCTACGCAGAAGCCAACGGCGGGGCGATCACGTACGATAGTCAGGCCTACCCGTACTTCTTCGGCGCGGATGGCAAGCAATACGCCACTTGGACACCCCGCCTAGTCAAAGCGGCCTTCAACTATCAATACAGCCAGAAGGACCCCGGCGCTTTCGTTCACAATCCGAAATACGTCATCCAGATCCTGATCGACTCGATCGAAGACTTGGGTGGTGATGTGAGCAAGTACACCCGACCGGAAGTTCCCGCTCAATAAACCAACCCCGCAAGAAAAATGGCGGACGCAGTAATGCGCCCGCCATTCTCTTTAACGCCTTATTAATCATACAAAAACAGTGATATTTATTACTTCATGTGTCTGACATCCCCTCGTAGAATTGGGGCAATTCCCCCATGACAGAAATTGGGAATATAATATTGAAATTGTCCAATTTTATAAACAAGGAGAAAGTGATGCTTCATCGGATACGGCTTCGCACGCCTCACATCCAGGCCCTAAGCCTGATTCTCGGCTTCGGTTTTCTTGCTTTCGCCGTGGCACTGTTCGCTTCGCCCGCCCTGGCATCTCCCGCTTCCCAGCCTGCCTTACAGGAGGATAAACCCGGGAACGATTTTTGTCTCGCCTGCCACCAGGAGGAGGGACTTGATAAAACCTTCGGCAATGAATCGCTTCCGGTCACCATCAACCCCACCGAATTCGGCTTCTCCGTTCACAGCGAAGAGGGCATTGGCTGTGTGGACTGCCATACCAATATCAGCGACTATCCCCATCCCGGTGTAAATGTAAAAAACACCCGCGACTACACCTTGAACTATCTTGAAACCTGCAAGGAATGTCACGAGGAACAATACGACAAGACTCACAACAGCGTGCATCAAACCGCTTTCGATGAAGGCAATAAGAACGCTGCCGTCTGCATGGATTGTCACAACCCGCACACGCAGAGGCGCCTGACAGGCAAGACGAGCGGCGAACTCACCCCGTCTGCGCGCCTGGAGATCCCTGCGATCTGCGCACAATGCCATGCCGATGTTTACGATATCTATAAGACAAGCGTGCATGGAAAGGCGCTTACAGAGGAAAACAACACCGACGTTCCGACATGCATCGACTGCCATGGCGTGCATGACATCCAATCGCCCGAAACCGTCACTTTCCGCAACAGCACGCCCTTCCTGTGCGCCAAATGCCACACCGACCCAGCCATCATGTCGAAGTACGGCATTTCAACGAATGTGCTCAACTCGTACGTATCGGATTTTCATGGCGCAACGGTAAAACTCTTCGAGGAACAATTCCCCGACCAGCCCACCAATAAACCGGTCTGCACCGACTGCCACGGCTTGCATGATATTTCGAAGGTGGATAACCCCGAGACCGGCATTGCCATGCAGGAAAACCTGCTCGTCAAATGCCAGCGCTGCCATCCCGATGCCACGGCCAATTTCCCCGCCTCCTGGATGAGCCACTACGAACCCAGCCCCGAGAATTATCCCATCGTCTATTACGTCAACCTCTTTTATAAATTCTTCATCCCGGCGGTGCTGGGCGGCATGATCCTCTTCATCCTGACCGATATTTACCGCCGCATCGTCAACCGCGTGAAAGGAGTCAAGCACGCATGAACAAGGTCACCCAAACCTACCTGCGCTTCCCGCTCGCGCGCCGCATCGAACATTGGGTCATGATGCTTTCGTTCACCATTCTCGGCATGACCGGGCTTGCACAGCGCTTTCCCGATGCAGGACTTTCGAAAGCCATCCTCAACTTATTCGGCGGCATCGAATCCCTGCGAACCATTCATCATGCCGCCGCCATCGTCATGATGTTCGGCACCGCCTGGCACATCCTCGTCATGGGCTACAGCGTCTTCGTTTTGCGGGATAAGATGTCGATGCTGCCCACTTTGCAGGATGCCAAAGACGGCTTGCAGGCATTGCTCTACAACCTTGGCTTTGCCAAGACCTACCCACAGATGGGGCGCTATACCTTCGAAGAAAAGATGGAATATTGGGCATTCGTGTGGGGCGCGATTGTCATGGGCTTGACGGGTTTTATGATGTGGAATCCCATTACGGCAACCCAATACCTGCCCGGTGAATTTGTCCCGGCCGCAAAAGCCGCGCACGGGAACGAAGCGGTT
This portion of the Anaerolineales bacterium genome encodes:
- a CDS encoding cytochrome c3 family protein, whose amino-acid sequence is MLHRIRLRTPHIQALSLILGFGFLAFAVALFASPALASPASQPALQEDKPGNDFCLACHQEEGLDKTFGNESLPVTINPTEFGFSVHSEEGIGCVDCHTNISDYPHPGVNVKNTRDYTLNYLETCKECHEEQYDKTHNSVHQTAFDEGNKNAAVCMDCHNPHTQRRLTGKTSGELTPSARLEIPAICAQCHADVYDIYKTSVHGKALTEENNTDVPTCIDCHGVHDIQSPETVTFRNSTPFLCAKCHTDPAIMSKYGISTNVLNSYVSDFHGATVKLFEEQFPDQPTNKPVCTDCHGLHDISKVDNPETGIAMQENLLVKCQRCHPDATANFPASWMSHYEPSPENYPIVYYVNLFYKFFIPAVLGGMILFILTDIYRRIVNRVKGVKHA
- a CDS encoding cytochrome b/b6 domain-containing protein; the protein is MNKVTQTYLRFPLARRIEHWVMMLSFTILGMTGLAQRFPDAGLSKAILNLFGGIESLRTIHHAAAIVMMFGTAWHILVMGYSVFVLRDKMSMLPTLQDAKDGLQALLYNLGFAKTYPQMGRYTFEEKMEYWAFVWGAIVMGLTGFMMWNPITATQYLPGEFVPAAKAAHGNEAVLAVLAIIIWHMYGVHIKRFNKAMFNGQIHEADMLHEHPLELADIKAGIADRRPDAKTIRKRQMIYYPIAAVLTIAMLGGIYGFINAEQTALTTIPPIAETSTPEGTTTP